One genomic region from Prochlorococcus marinus CUG1433 encodes:
- a CDS encoding HEAT repeat domain-containing protein, whose amino-acid sequence MTKNNDPNKESLAEIAVDPDILARELALEIEIDPLEQIDEDAFSKSLNITQECNEALKMLKGNKEERIQGLRIFCEYRDQRSFPLLLPLLDQPCPVERMSAVYALGRNPCPAAVQKLVNLLKTDDNAYVRRATAWSLANYDNQIVLEPLINALKNDVAAVRLWSSSSLAEIGNVSVENAQLAAEQLLISLKIDNESGVRSNCIWSLCRLYENLNNSFQESFIDECTKIALFDKEPSVMEEAKTALDSMGMQGFYN is encoded by the coding sequence ATGACAAAAAATAATGATCCTAATAAAGAAAGCTTGGCCGAAATCGCAGTTGATCCAGATATTCTAGCTAGAGAATTGGCCTTAGAAATTGAAATAGATCCTTTAGAACAGATTGATGAGGATGCCTTCTCAAAAAGTTTAAATATAACTCAAGAATGTAATGAAGCCTTAAAAATGCTTAAAGGCAATAAAGAAGAAAGAATACAAGGCTTAAGGATATTTTGCGAATATAGAGATCAGAGATCTTTCCCACTTTTGTTACCATTACTAGATCAACCTTGCCCAGTTGAAAGAATGAGTGCTGTATATGCACTAGGTCGAAATCCTTGTCCAGCTGCAGTCCAGAAACTTGTCAATCTTCTGAAAACTGATGACAATGCTTACGTTAGAAGAGCGACTGCATGGAGCTTAGCCAATTATGACAATCAAATCGTTTTAGAGCCATTAATTAATGCTTTAAAAAATGATGTGGCTGCAGTAAGGTTATGGTCATCTAGTTCTCTAGCGGAAATTGGAAATGTATCTGTGGAAAACGCTCAATTAGCAGCAGAACAACTTTTGATAAGCTTAAAGATTGATAATGAATCTGGCGTTAGAAGTAACTGTATTTGGTCATTGTGTAGATTGTATGAAAATTTGAATAATTCATTTCAAGAAAGTTTCATTGATGAATGTACCAAGATAGCTCTTTTTGATAAAGAACCCTCTGTTATGGAAGAGGCAAAAACTGCCTTGGATTCTATGGGAATGCAAGGTTTTTATAATTAA
- a CDS encoding methyltransferase domain-containing protein has protein sequence MIEMDSKKWNEKIKNNFNDAAYRYREYSNIQKFFAKKIVQFIKELNPQKEGEWIDLGSGPGLLADEIEKKFLSQKVSRIDFSKKMLLENKLSRKKFLWDLNNDLPPEINNCSLLTSNFCIHWLNNPEKTIKNWFSKLTPGGFLIISYPTKDCFPEWKDTCKKIDIEYSGLNFLCSRELLKDFKSTEIHYSEQFNYLENFEDVYKLFKSIKNVGAQSTKCKRKTVKELKEIQKVWPKNYNNTVNLSWQIEIQIIKKL, from the coding sequence ATGATTGAAATGGATAGTAAAAAGTGGAATGAGAAAATAAAAAATAATTTTAATGATGCTGCATATCGGTATCGAGAGTATTCAAATATTCAGAAATTCTTTGCAAAAAAGATTGTTCAATTTATCAAAGAATTAAATCCCCAAAAAGAGGGTGAATGGATAGATCTAGGATCAGGACCAGGACTATTGGCAGATGAAATAGAAAAAAAATTTTTATCGCAAAAAGTATCCAGAATTGATTTCAGCAAGAAAATGCTTCTTGAGAATAAATTATCTAGAAAAAAATTTTTATGGGATTTGAATAATGATTTACCTCCCGAAATAAATAACTGTTCTCTATTAACATCTAACTTTTGCATACATTGGTTAAACAACCCAGAAAAGACAATAAAAAATTGGTTTAGCAAATTAACGCCTGGAGGTTTTTTAATCATTTCATATCCAACAAAAGATTGTTTTCCTGAATGGAAAGATACTTGTAAAAAAATTGATATTGAATATAGTGGTCTTAATTTCCTTTGCAGTAGAGAATTATTAAAAGATTTCAAATCAACTGAAATACATTATTCAGAACAGTTTAATTATCTTGAGAATTTTGAAGATGTATATAAGCTTTTTAAAAGCATCAAAAATGTAGGGGCACAATCAACAAAATGTAAACGTAAAACAGTGAAAGAGTTAAAAGAAATTCAAAAGGTTTGGCCAAAGAATTACAATAATACAGTTAACCTTTCATGGCAAATTGAGATTCAAATCATTAAGAAATTATGA
- a CDS encoding J domain-containing protein, whose protein sequence is MKGEISYYKILGVDENASNHELRKAFCKLSIELHPDTTSLEIDEAKSKFQEVLEAYENLNNNNLRKIYDDKLKERLRSKSKNKVLNNLIIHSNNQNLVENRRPFSNGELFSLFLLFIIISISLICSIFIASFTGKELDTIPIWLVK, encoded by the coding sequence TTGAAAGGGGAAATTTCTTATTACAAAATTTTAGGTGTAGATGAAAATGCCTCAAATCATGAATTAAGAAAGGCATTTTGCAAACTTTCCATTGAGTTACATCCTGATACAACTTCTTTAGAAATAGACGAAGCTAAAAGTAAATTCCAAGAAGTTTTGGAAGCCTATGAAAATTTGAATAATAATAATTTGAGGAAAATTTATGATGACAAATTAAAGGAAAGATTGAGAAGTAAGAGTAAGAATAAAGTTTTAAATAATTTAATAATACATTCAAACAATCAAAATTTAGTAGAGAATAGAAGACCTTTTTCAAATGGGGAATTGTTTTCGTTATTTCTTTTATTTATTATCATTTCAATAAGCTTGATTTGTTCAATTTTTATTGCCTCTTTTACTGGCAAAGAATTAGATACAATACCTATCTGGTTAGTAAAATAA
- a CDS encoding ferredoxin: protein MDFIDPFDDLEENTEITGWEPVLGGQLAEKAVWVDEAKCIGCQYCVHVASNTFMVDEFHGRSQAIRQDGDSSDVIQEAIDTCPVDCIHWVNFEELDDLENSLDRDMFQSFGKPPRMNKH from the coding sequence ATGGATTTTATAGATCCATTTGATGATCTTGAAGAAAATACTGAAATCACTGGCTGGGAGCCTGTATTAGGTGGACAGCTAGCGGAAAAAGCTGTTTGGGTTGATGAGGCTAAATGTATTGGTTGCCAATATTGTGTGCACGTAGCTTCGAACACTTTTATGGTTGATGAATTTCATGGTAGAAGTCAAGCTATTAGGCAAGATGGAGATAGTTCTGATGTTATACAAGAAGCAATAGATACGTGTCCTGTTGATTGTATTCACTGGGTGAATTTTGAAGAATTGGATGATTTGGAAAATAGTCTCGATAGGGATATGTTTCAATCATTTGGAAAACCACCACGAATGAATAAACACTAA
- a CDS encoding 8-amino-7-oxononanoate synthase, translated as MKRIKIPKNRIRELKTFSLGKKPFELLSTNLQNTKLIDLCSNDYFGLSRDKDLIKAAYEISLLEGIGSGSSRFITGSRPIHKLLETELANWLDQEKVLLFPSGFQANIAAIQTLANRNSIVIADKLIHNSLLVGVKAAQAKLVRFSHNNLKDLEDKIIKSNPTKNSILVIVESLYSMEGSIAPLRDITEICKKNSVQLLVDEAHAIGILGPEGRGLSFNCRSDITMITGTFGKAFGSGGAFIASNSEIGEYLIQTSGAFRYTTALAPSLAAGALEGLKKILENKEWGNALSSTAKIWKDEITKNFGFPVQGDSHILSIIVGHEEKAIYLQKYLEENGFLAIAIRPPTVPVGQARIRITIRRNLDFNLLKKFIAVLKEFK; from the coding sequence ATGAAAAGAATAAAAATTCCAAAAAATAGAATCCGTGAATTGAAAACATTTTCTTTAGGTAAAAAACCATTTGAACTTTTAAGTACGAATTTACAAAATACAAAACTTATAGACTTATGCAGTAATGATTATTTTGGATTAAGTAGGGATAAGGACTTAATAAAAGCTGCTTACGAAATAAGCCTACTTGAAGGGATTGGTTCAGGAAGCTCCAGGTTTATTACAGGTTCAAGACCAATACATAAATTATTAGAAACAGAACTTGCCAATTGGCTTGATCAAGAGAAAGTATTACTTTTCCCAAGCGGATTTCAAGCAAATATAGCCGCTATCCAAACTTTAGCAAACAGAAATAGTATCGTAATAGCAGATAAATTGATCCATAACTCTTTATTAGTTGGAGTTAAAGCTGCTCAAGCAAAACTGGTTCGATTTTCACACAATAATTTAAAAGATTTAGAAGATAAAATTATTAAATCTAATCCCACAAAAAATTCCATTTTAGTTATTGTTGAATCTCTTTATAGCATGGAGGGATCAATTGCTCCGCTTAGAGATATAACCGAAATTTGCAAAAAAAATAGTGTTCAATTACTAGTTGACGAAGCTCATGCAATTGGGATCTTAGGACCTGAAGGCAGGGGGTTAAGTTTTAATTGCCGTTCGGATATAACTATGATTACTGGAACTTTTGGCAAAGCATTTGGAAGCGGTGGAGCTTTCATAGCTTCCAATTCAGAAATTGGTGAATATCTTATCCAAACAAGTGGTGCATTTAGATACACAACCGCTCTTGCGCCATCTTTAGCTGCTGGGGCACTAGAAGGTTTAAAAAAAATTTTAGAAAATAAAGAATGGGGTAATGCTTTGTCATCGACTGCGAAGATATGGAAAGATGAAATTACTAAAAATTTTGGTTTTCCAGTTCAGGGAGATTCTCACATTTTATCAATTATTGTTGGCCACGAAGAAAAGGCAATTTATCTACAAAAATATCTCGAAGAAAATGGGTTCTTAGCAATTGCAATAAGACCTCCAACTGTTCCAGTTGGACAAGCAAGAATAAGAATAACAATAAGAAGAAACTTAGATTTCAATCTGCTAAAGAAATTCATTGCAGTATTAAAAGAGTTTAAATGA
- the rsmG gene encoding 16S rRNA (guanine(527)-N(7))-methyltransferase RsmG → MKKQKIPEEIFSLITEEEIIMFQELQIKIKELNNKTNLTRLINGDDYWVSQVFDSIWPFKTFPNFNFDNKKFLDIGSGCGFPGLAYAITHPTSEIYLVDSSKKKTDALKTLIKEINFKNNIHVINDRIENLAHQSLMRNSFHIATTRAVSNPSTVSEYILPMLKKEGLGVLFCGKWNDEESKNLNKTLEILEGKFKEKKNILLPKSKGTRNIILIQPKNFCPEIYPRKVGKPEKNPL, encoded by the coding sequence ATGAAAAAACAAAAAATTCCAGAAGAAATTTTTTCCTTAATAACTGAAGAAGAGATAATTATGTTTCAAGAATTGCAAATTAAAATTAAAGAATTAAATAATAAAACCAACTTAACTAGATTAATTAATGGTGATGATTATTGGGTATCTCAAGTTTTTGACAGTATTTGGCCTTTTAAAACTTTCCCAAATTTTAATTTTGATAATAAAAAATTTTTAGATATTGGATCCGGCTGTGGCTTCCCTGGTTTAGCTTATGCCATAACTCATCCCACTTCAGAAATATACTTAGTTGATTCTTCTAAAAAGAAAACAGATGCACTAAAAACCTTAATTAAAGAGATCAATTTCAAAAACAATATTCATGTAATCAATGATCGCATTGAAAATTTAGCCCATCAATCGTTAATGAGAAATAGTTTCCATATAGCTACTACTAGAGCGGTAAGTAATCCATCAACAGTTTCAGAATATATATTACCAATGCTCAAAAAAGAAGGATTAGGAGTTTTATTTTGTGGGAAATGGAATGATGAAGAAAGTAAAAATCTAAATAAAACTTTAGAAATATTAGAAGGAAAATTCAAAGAGAAAAAGAATATTTTATTACCAAAAAGTAAAGGCACCCGAAATATTATTCTTATTCAACCTAAAAATTTTTGCCCTGAAATTTACCCAAGAAAAGTTGGAAAACCTGAGAAGAATCCATTATGA
- the rlmN gene encoding 23S rRNA (adenine(2503)-C(2))-methyltransferase RlmN: MKNLLGSSIKDLENVALNYGQAAFRGRQIYNWIYNYKNKNKNIDQIEILPLDFRKRLKNDGFKVNELSFQEKTLANDGTLKLLLSTNDNESIECVGIPTEKRLTACLSSQVGCPMDCKFCATGKEGLKRSLMAGEILDQILFIENEMNKKVTNIVFMGMGEPLLNIDELLLSIRSINDDFQISQRKITVSTVAVPKMIKKLSEKSFQILGKCQFTLAISLHASNQKIRELIIPSAKNYNIKNIIEDCRQFVRDTGRRVSFEYLMLSGVNDKLEHADELVSLLKGFQCHVNLIQYNQIDEVEFKRASMKKLQLFQSRLYKSGIAVSFRKSRGLDKNAACGQLRQNAKLNNSI, translated from the coding sequence TTGAAAAATCTTTTAGGAAGTAGTATTAAAGATTTAGAAAATGTAGCTTTGAATTATGGGCAGGCTGCTTTTAGAGGTCGCCAAATTTATAATTGGATTTATAACTATAAAAATAAAAATAAAAATATTGACCAGATAGAAATATTACCTCTAGATTTTAGAAAAAGATTAAAGAATGATGGTTTTAAAGTAAACGAACTTAGTTTTCAAGAAAAAACTTTAGCTAACGATGGTACTTTAAAGTTACTACTTTCTACAAACGACAATGAAAGTATTGAGTGTGTGGGTATACCAACTGAAAAAAGACTTACTGCATGTCTTTCGAGTCAAGTTGGATGTCCTATGGACTGCAAATTTTGTGCAACTGGGAAGGAGGGTTTAAAGAGATCGTTGATGGCAGGTGAAATATTAGATCAAATTTTATTTATTGAAAATGAAATGAATAAAAAAGTGACTAATATTGTTTTCATGGGTATGGGTGAGCCCTTGTTGAATATTGATGAATTGCTTTTATCAATTAGATCTATAAATGATGATTTTCAGATTAGTCAGAGAAAGATTACTGTAAGCACTGTTGCCGTCCCAAAAATGATAAAAAAATTATCAGAAAAGTCTTTCCAAATTTTAGGTAAGTGTCAATTTACATTAGCGATCAGCCTACATGCATCAAACCAAAAAATTAGAGAATTGATAATCCCAAGTGCGAAAAATTATAATATCAAAAATATAATTGAAGATTGTAGGCAATTTGTTAGAGATACTGGCCGAAGGGTAAGTTTTGAATATTTAATGCTTAGTGGCGTTAATGATAAATTAGAACATGCTGATGAATTGGTTAGTTTGCTAAAAGGTTTTCAATGCCACGTAAATTTAATACAATATAACCAGATTGATGAGGTTGAATTTAAACGAGCTTCTATGAAAAAGCTTCAATTATTTCAATCTAGACTGTATAAAAGTGGTATCGCTGTTAGCTTTCGAAAAAGCAGAGGATTGGACAAAAATGCTGCATGTGGGCAGTTAAGACAAAATGCAAAACTAAATAATAGTATCTAA
- the bioA gene encoding adenosylmethionine--8-amino-7-oxononanoate transaminase, with product MKSLDSESPNHAWHPNIWPPFTQINTSKPQIEVTHGKDALLFTKDPKKELIDAISSWWVTLHGHSNEYIADAIFNQAKNLEQVIFADFLHPQAKKLAERLSRLSRLERLFFSDNGSTAVEVALKIAFQSWQNRGETRSQIVAFDGAYHGDTFGAMALGERNIFNENFDNLMFPVRRVPWPSTWINDEKIENKEIEAIQKLEALLKTPTVAVILEPLVQGAGGMNMVRPQFIKKVSETIKNNNSLLIADEVLTGFGRCGSLFAFQKANIIPDLISISKGLTGGFLPMGITLCKENIFQSFIDDCPRKTFWHGHSFTANPLGCAAANASLDLLEKEPHKYLSFEEKHLSHLIKFENLPYIKKIRVSGTIAAFDLDIGNKKGYFNNIGKEIKNLAMEQGLFIRPLGNVIYLLPPLCITDDQLEKSYWIIRQILDNL from the coding sequence ATGAAATCTTTGGATTCAGAATCTCCAAATCATGCTTGGCATCCAAATATTTGGCCACCTTTTACACAAATAAATACCAGCAAACCACAAATAGAAGTAACTCATGGTAAAGATGCACTCCTATTTACTAAAGATCCTAAAAAAGAGCTAATTGACGCGATTAGTAGTTGGTGGGTAACTCTTCATGGCCATAGTAACGAATATATTGCGGATGCCATTTTCAATCAAGCAAAAAATCTTGAGCAAGTTATATTTGCTGATTTTTTACATCCACAAGCAAAAAAATTAGCAGAAAGACTTAGTAGATTATCAAGACTAGAAAGATTGTTCTTTTCTGATAACGGTTCTACTGCAGTGGAGGTAGCTTTAAAAATTGCCTTCCAATCATGGCAAAATAGAGGAGAGACAAGATCTCAAATAGTAGCTTTTGATGGTGCATATCATGGCGATACATTTGGTGCAATGGCTTTAGGAGAAAGAAATATTTTTAATGAGAATTTCGATAATCTTATGTTCCCAGTTAGAAGAGTGCCATGGCCCTCAACTTGGATAAATGACGAAAAGATAGAAAATAAAGAAATTGAGGCGATCCAAAAATTAGAAGCTCTTCTTAAAACCCCGACAGTAGCAGTTATTCTTGAGCCACTAGTTCAAGGCGCAGGAGGCATGAATATGGTTAGACCTCAGTTTATTAAAAAAGTTTCAGAAACTATAAAAAATAATAATTCTTTATTAATTGCAGATGAAGTATTAACTGGTTTTGGAAGATGTGGAAGCCTTTTTGCATTTCAAAAGGCAAATATCATTCCTGATTTAATAAGTATTTCAAAGGGCTTAACTGGTGGATTTTTACCGATGGGAATAACTTTATGTAAAGAAAATATTTTTCAATCTTTTATTGATGATTGCCCAAGAAAAACTTTTTGGCATGGACATAGTTTTACTGCTAATCCTTTAGGTTGTGCTGCGGCAAACGCTAGCCTTGATTTATTAGAGAAAGAACCACACAAATACCTTTCGTTTGAAGAAAAACATTTGTCTCATTTAATTAAATTTGAAAATTTACCTTACATAAAAAAGATAAGGGTATCCGGCACAATTGCTGCCTTCGATTTAGATATTGGGAACAAAAAAGGTTATTTCAATAATATTGGGAAAGAAATAAAGAATCTTGCAATGGAGCAAGGTTTATTTATTAGACCCCTCGGGAATGTTATTTACCTCTTGCCCCCTCTCTGTATAACGGATGATCAATTAGAAAAAAGTTACTGGATAATAAGACAAATATTAGACAATCTGTAG
- a CDS encoding DUF2997 domain-containing protein: MPQKTLRFKIHQDGRVEETVEGFTGNSCNEATKNLEDALGKVTIKNKTSDAFISNENENLKQLNTESNVTF; encoded by the coding sequence ATGCCTCAAAAAACATTGAGATTCAAAATTCATCAAGACGGAAGAGTTGAAGAGACTGTTGAGGGATTTACTGGTAATTCATGCAATGAAGCTACAAAAAATCTCGAAGATGCTCTTGGTAAGGTAACAATCAAGAATAAAACATCTGATGCTTTCATCTCAAATGAAAATGAAAACTTAAAACAATTAAACACTGAATCTAATGTCACATTTTAG
- a CDS encoding DUF3143 domain-containing protein: MNLSRKPINQHSLQSLELWLTDIGAVKDVNNPSKWYLLLSNWNATIFFEQEDLSVIWESEGQETKRLFSYCINREDVENAILQGP; the protein is encoded by the coding sequence GTGAATCTCTCAAGAAAACCTATCAACCAACATTCACTTCAATCATTGGAATTGTGGCTAACTGATATAGGTGCGGTGAAGGATGTAAATAATCCATCTAAATGGTACTTGTTACTTTCTAATTGGAATGCAACTATTTTTTTTGAACAAGAAGATTTAAGTGTTATCTGGGAAAGCGAAGGACAAGAAACTAAAAGACTATTTTCCTATTGCATTAATAGAGAAGATGTGGAAAATGCAATACTGCAGGGACCTTAA
- a CDS encoding high light inducible protein: MIKPEIVPKRKLPRYGFHFYNERLNGRLAMIGFIALILTEFFLKHGLLLW, encoded by the coding sequence ATGATTAAGCCTGAAATTGTACCCAAAAGAAAATTACCTCGCTATGGTTTTCATTTTTATAATGAAAGACTAAATGGAAGATTAGCCATGATTGGATTTATTGCGCTAATCCTTACAGAATTTTTTCTAAAACATGGTTTGCTGTTATGGTGA
- a CDS encoding DUF1257 domain-containing protein, whose product MSHFSTIKTQLKESEPLIKALNNLGYSINQEEKFVKGYRGKFTAVDISMNLPGDTKVGFKWDNNSNAYELVTDLDLWKFEIPVERFISKVTQMYAYHTIISKTNEDGYQIVEQKNKNDGSIELVLTKWDN is encoded by the coding sequence ATGTCACATTTTAGTACAATCAAAACCCAGCTTAAAGAATCAGAGCCATTAATTAAGGCCTTAAACAACCTCGGTTATTCCATCAATCAAGAAGAAAAGTTTGTAAAAGGTTACAGAGGGAAGTTTACAGCGGTTGATATAAGCATGAATTTACCTGGCGACACTAAAGTTGGATTTAAATGGGACAATAATTCAAATGCTTATGAATTAGTTACTGACCTTGATCTTTGGAAATTTGAAATCCCAGTAGAAAGATTTATTTCTAAAGTCACTCAGATGTATGCTTACCATACAATTATTTCAAAAACTAATGAGGATGGATATCAAATCGTTGAACAAAAAAATAAAAATGATGGATCTATTGAATTGGTTTTAACCAAGTGGGATAACTAA
- a CDS encoding aldo/keto reductase, which yields MQYRRFGRTNLKIPILSLGGMRFQKSWDQLDFSAISYEDQNKLENILNLANKYGLSHVETAKYYGTSEVQLGMGFKNTNKIPNIIQTKIPPNSDPTIFEKDVITSIEKLKVKKIDLLAIHGINTAEHLHQAVRDGGCIDILRNFQKENLIRFIGFSTHGKPSLIEKAISTNLFDYVNLHWYYINQANTKVINLANKYDLGVFIISPTDKGGHLHTPSTKMLELCSPLHPIVFNDLFCLRNQNVHTLSVGIAQESDFDLHLEAVSLLSETEHYVPKILNRLKEESINALGLEWYQNWNRNLPSWEYTPGNINIPILLWLSNLIDWLDMEGFARARYQLLGNGSHWFPGRNANLLDVDISEDQLLKVLEGHINPKKVIRKLRTLKEKFGDNSVKRLSKK from the coding sequence ATGCAGTATCGGAGATTTGGTCGAACCAATCTAAAAATTCCTATTTTGTCTTTAGGAGGCATGAGATTTCAAAAAAGTTGGGATCAATTAGATTTCTCAGCAATTTCATATGAAGATCAAAATAAACTAGAGAATATTTTGAATCTGGCAAATAAATATGGCTTAAGTCATGTAGAAACTGCCAAATATTATGGAACTTCAGAGGTGCAATTAGGGATGGGTTTTAAAAATACTAATAAAATCCCAAATATTATTCAAACAAAGATTCCTCCAAATAGTGATCCGACAATTTTTGAGAAAGATGTCATAACAAGTATTGAAAAATTGAAAGTTAAAAAAATTGATTTGTTAGCAATACATGGCATTAATACGGCGGAACATTTACATCAGGCTGTTCGAGATGGAGGTTGTATTGACATTTTGCGGAATTTTCAAAAAGAAAATTTAATTAGATTTATTGGATTTTCAACCCATGGCAAACCTTCGCTTATTGAAAAGGCAATATCAACAAATTTATTTGATTATGTTAATTTGCACTGGTATTACATTAATCAAGCAAATACAAAAGTTATTAATTTAGCAAATAAATATGATCTTGGGGTTTTCATTATAAGTCCTACTGACAAGGGGGGACATCTTCATACTCCCTCAACAAAAATGTTGGAACTTTGTAGTCCGCTTCATCCTATAGTTTTTAATGATCTTTTTTGCTTAAGAAACCAAAATGTCCATACTCTCAGTGTTGGCATTGCACAAGAGTCAGATTTTGATCTTCATTTAGAAGCGGTCTCTTTGTTATCAGAAACTGAACATTATGTTCCAAAAATATTAAATAGATTAAAGGAGGAATCAATAAATGCTTTAGGTTTAGAATGGTATCAAAATTGGAATAGAAATTTACCGAGTTGGGAATATACCCCTGGAAATATTAATATTCCCATTCTGCTTTGGCTTTCAAATTTAATAGATTGGTTGGATATGGAGGGATTTGCAAGGGCTAGATACCAACTGCTTGGGAATGGAAGTCATTGGTTTCCAGGACGTAACGCTAATTTATTAGATGTGGATATTTCCGAAGACCAATTATTGAAAGTTTTAGAAGGACATATAAATCCAAAAAAAGTTATAAGAAAATTAAGAACTTTAAAAGAAAAGTTCGGAGATAACTCTGTTAAAAGATTATCAAAAAAATAA
- the bioD gene encoding dethiobiotin synthase: MSIHNDIFKFIICGTDTDIGKTLISSFFVKGLNSFYWKPIQSGIESQTDSQTVEKLTQVSSEKIIKEAYVFTKPLSPHWAAEIDQKTINFDKLRLPKVQGSLIVETAGGLMVPITRNFLQIDQIKQWDLPVILVCKSSLGTLNHTLLSIEALKRRNIEILGLVVNGEKHLDNPKTLVNFSGIPLIAEFPYIKKMDSNNLDILWKELDIKNKLISLFKSKKVK; the protein is encoded by the coding sequence ATGAGTATTCACAATGATATTTTCAAGTTTATAATTTGTGGAACAGATACTGATATTGGGAAAACATTAATAAGCTCGTTTTTTGTTAAAGGATTAAATTCCTTTTATTGGAAGCCTATTCAAAGTGGCATTGAATCGCAAACTGATAGTCAAACTGTTGAAAAACTTACACAAGTAAGTAGTGAGAAAATCATAAAAGAAGCTTATGTTTTTACAAAACCTCTATCTCCTCATTGGGCTGCTGAAATAGATCAAAAAACTATTAACTTTGACAAGTTGAGATTACCAAAAGTGCAAGGATCATTAATTGTAGAAACTGCAGGAGGATTAATGGTTCCAATAACACGTAATTTTTTGCAAATAGATCAAATAAAACAATGGGATCTTCCAGTAATACTTGTGTGTAAGAGCTCACTTGGCACTCTTAACCATACCCTGCTTAGTATTGAAGCCTTAAAACGAAGAAATATTGAGATTTTAGGTTTAGTAGTCAATGGCGAAAAACACCTAGATAATCCAAAAACGCTAGTTAATTTTAGTGGTATTCCATTAATTGCTGAATTTCCTTACATCAAAAAAATGGACTCAAATAATTTAGATATACTATGGAAAGAATTAGACATCAAGAATAAATTGATCTCACTTTTCAAATCAAAAAAAGTTAAATGA